A genomic stretch from Thermomonospora umbrina includes:
- a CDS encoding S8 family serine peptidase encodes MGVAVMLSASPAVYAAVSASEPSLPAAYDHGRDKGRAPGTRGPLPQGFSTTELSVKFKPDRRIQIRNHRASAANTGDASALNAVLSKYPDAGVLPLTGRSPSEVVEERVRLEKKIRRRLPDLTSWYTITVSRGIERLLADLNRLPSVEIAQATPIPVAAAEPLQSKQVYRNPAGAGVDADAAASVPGGKGDGVLVSDLEGGLPRWVGTSAAAGTLAAGDEHTLIVDRKYFWDQDPNWKSSVWAWGGNGQGQLGDGTTTDKTKMVKVPGLSDVKAVAAGGDFSLALKADGTMWSWGGNDQGQLGDGTTIARRTPVQVSGITDVVGISAGSDGHALAVLADGTVKAWGNNDEGQLGDGTTGDRSTPITVLTGAVAKFGAVAAGGGHSIAVLADGTVRAWGNNDNGQLGNGSTTDSDSPVQTGGLSGVTQVGAGRLHSLAVRLDGTVRAWGDNSRGQLGDGTTADSGTPVQPSGLVSVTNVAAGGFHNVAAVSSERWAWGANDDGRVGDGTTIDRHAPVEIASTGAGTVPAAGLRHSFAAGPSTPMRLWGANDKGQLGTGDTIGSLTPVTPVTGLAMADLCHEDLAGRTSPGGPIASLGPIVDECQHSAVAHGTAVAGIIGARNDNGKGVAGMAPHARLRIDPFSSTVLAATIENSVPGDVILYEAQESIGGKYYPIEGAATYYDLTVLATASGITVVEAAGNGTVDLDDPQDPHSAAIMTRPDSGAIMVGAGAPPAVDGSDCLESPQAERTALPFTNYGSRVDVQAYGRCIWTTTSRADKHHPSNETDLNKTYTYDFGGTSGASAITAGAVASLQGAAKRMGGPLSPQLVRHVLKVTGTPQPASDPRHIGPSPNVRRAIEFLRGGVAAGGGWTLVAGNDGKVRSWGVNFEGQLGDGTTTGRNGLAEVAGLSGVVRSPRAVAGGEGHSLAVRSDGTVWAWGDNSEGQLGDSTTTDRSTPTQVPGLSGVTAVAAGGYWSLALKSDGTLWAWGSGQSGQLGSGEQEGRTSPVQVGGLSGVVDMAAAWNHGLAVKSDGTLWAWGDNTEGQLGDGSTDTRLTPVQVAGIGGVSTWAGSVAAGDGHSLAVKSDGTVAAWGRNDLGQLGIGSTGPDIMTPRIVSGLTEVFGVGAGASHSFAVRHNRTTFAWGYNALGQVGIGSAGGNVLTPSLIGALTGATAVAGGSNHSAATLFNGTVYTWGDGGSGQLGHGNNNSLNIPTRVNGTP; translated from the coding sequence ATGGGTGTGGCGGTGATGCTGAGCGCGTCCCCTGCGGTGTACGCGGCTGTGTCCGCATCAGAACCATCTCTGCCCGCAGCGTACGACCACGGCAGGGACAAGGGAAGAGCACCTGGAACCCGCGGCCCGCTTCCCCAAGGCTTTTCCACCACCGAGCTCTCCGTAAAATTCAAGCCGGATCGAAGGATTCAGATACGGAATCACCGCGCCTCGGCGGCGAACACCGGTGATGCGTCCGCCCTGAACGCCGTCCTGTCCAAGTATCCAGACGCCGGCGTCCTGCCGCTGACCGGTCGATCCCCGTCCGAGGTCGTCGAAGAGCGGGTGCGGCTGGAGAAGAAGATTCGCCGCCGCCTGCCTGACCTGACCTCCTGGTACACGATCACCGTGTCCCGGGGCATCGAGCGTCTCCTGGCGGACCTCAACAGGCTGCCGTCGGTCGAGATTGCACAAGCCACGCCGATCCCGGTTGCTGCCGCCGAGCCCTTGCAGTCGAAGCAGGTTTACCGCAACCCTGCCGGCGCCGGAGTGGACGCCGACGCAGCCGCCTCAGTGCCGGGAGGCAAGGGCGACGGCGTGCTGGTCAGCGACCTGGAGGGCGGATTGCCCAGGTGGGTCGGTACCTCGGCGGCTGCGGGCACCCTGGCGGCCGGAGACGAGCACACACTGATCGTCGACCGGAAGTACTTTTGGGACCAGGATCCGAACTGGAAGAGCAGTGTGTGGGCCTGGGGCGGCAATGGTCAGGGGCAACTCGGTGATGGGACCACCACCGACAAAACCAAGATGGTCAAAGTGCCCGGGCTCAGCGACGTCAAGGCGGTCGCCGCGGGCGGAGACTTCTCGCTGGCCTTGAAGGCAGATGGAACGATGTGGAGCTGGGGCGGCAATGACCAAGGTCAGCTCGGCGACGGCACCACCATCGCCAGGAGGACGCCGGTCCAGGTCAGCGGCATCACCGATGTGGTGGGCATCAGCGCCGGCAGTGACGGGCATGCCCTCGCCGTCCTCGCGGACGGCACGGTGAAGGCGTGGGGCAACAACGACGAGGGGCAGCTCGGAGACGGCACCACCGGCGACCGCTCAACCCCGATTACCGTCTTGACCGGGGCGGTGGCCAAGTTCGGTGCGGTCGCGGCGGGAGGCGGTCACTCGATCGCCGTGCTGGCCGACGGTACTGTCCGGGCGTGGGGAAACAATGACAACGGCCAGCTCGGCAACGGAAGCACGACCGATTCCGACTCGCCTGTCCAAACCGGCGGGCTGAGCGGCGTCACGCAGGTCGGCGCGGGACGTCTGCACTCGCTAGCCGTTCGTCTGGACGGAACCGTGCGCGCCTGGGGCGACAACAGTCGAGGGCAACTCGGCGACGGCACGACCGCGGACTCGGGCACTCCTGTTCAGCCGTCCGGTTTGGTCTCGGTGACCAATGTTGCGGCGGGCGGGTTCCACAACGTCGCGGCGGTGTCGAGCGAGCGGTGGGCTTGGGGTGCCAACGACGATGGCAGGGTAGGTGACGGCACCACCATCGACCGACACGCCCCGGTGGAGATCGCCTCGACCGGTGCCGGGACCGTGCCGGCGGCGGGCCTGCGTCACTCCTTCGCTGCGGGTCCGTCAACTCCCATGCGGCTCTGGGGCGCGAACGACAAGGGGCAACTCGGCACGGGTGACACCATCGGCAGTTTGACGCCCGTCACTCCGGTCACGGGGCTCGCCATGGCCGATCTCTGCCATGAGGATCTCGCAGGCCGGACTTCACCAGGCGGTCCTATCGCGTCGCTGGGGCCGATCGTCGATGAGTGTCAGCACAGCGCGGTCGCTCACGGCACGGCCGTGGCCGGCATCATCGGGGCCCGAAACGATAATGGGAAGGGCGTCGCCGGTATGGCGCCTCACGCTCGGCTTCGTATCGACCCCTTCTCTTCGACCGTCCTCGCAGCGACCATCGAGAACTCCGTGCCGGGCGACGTGATTCTTTACGAGGCGCAGGAGTCCATCGGCGGTAAGTACTACCCCATCGAGGGGGCGGCGACGTATTACGACCTGACGGTGCTCGCCACCGCATCGGGGATCACCGTCGTGGAGGCCGCCGGCAACGGCACCGTCGACCTCGACGATCCCCAAGATCCCCATTCCGCCGCCATCATGACCCGTCCCGATTCGGGGGCGATCATGGTGGGGGCCGGGGCGCCTCCGGCGGTCGACGGCAGCGACTGCTTGGAAAGCCCCCAGGCCGAACGTACTGCGCTGCCGTTCACGAACTACGGGTCGAGGGTCGACGTCCAGGCGTATGGACGTTGCATCTGGACGACGACCAGTCGCGCCGACAAACATCACCCGTCCAACGAGACGGATCTCAACAAGACATATACCTATGATTTCGGCGGAACATCCGGGGCCAGTGCGATCACGGCCGGAGCGGTGGCGTCATTGCAGGGCGCGGCCAAAAGAATGGGGGGTCCGCTGTCGCCGCAGTTGGTGCGGCATGTTCTCAAGGTCACCGGAACGCCTCAGCCGGCATCGGATCCCCGACATATCGGGCCGTCGCCGAATGTGCGCAGGGCGATCGAATTTCTGCGTGGCGGTGTTGCGGCCGGGGGTGGTTGGACGCTGGTCGCGGGTAATGATGGGAAGGTGAGGTCTTGGGGCGTTAATTTCGAGGGCCAGTTGGGGGACGGTACCACCACGGGCCGAAATGGTTTGGCCGAGGTAGCGGGACTGTCGGGCGTGGTGCGTTCACCGCGTGCGGTGGCCGGTGGTGAGGGACATTCGCTGGCGGTCAGGTCCGACGGCACCGTGTGGGCGTGGGGAGACAACTCCGAGGGTCAACTCGGAGACAGCACCACCACGGACCGCTCGACCCCGACACAGGTTCCGGGGTTGTCGGGGGTGACCGCGGTGGCGGCCGGCGGCTACTGGTCGTTGGCGTTGAAGTCTGACGGCACCCTGTGGGCCTGGGGAAGCGGTCAGTCCGGTCAACTCGGCAGCGGCGAACAGGAGGGCCGGACGTCACCGGTACAGGTCGGTGGTCTGAGCGGGGTGGTCGACATGGCGGCCGCGTGGAATCACGGCCTCGCCGTCAAGTCCGACGGCACCCTGTGGGCGTGGGGAGACAACACCGAGGGTCAACTCGGTGACGGCAGCACCGACACCCGTCTCACGCCGGTGCAGGTCGCCGGAATCGGCGGCGTGTCGACTTGGGCGGGATCGGTGGCCGCAGGGGATGGCCACTCTTTGGCGGTCAAGTCCGACGGCACCGTGGCGGCATGGGGACGCAACGACCTCGGCCAACTGGGCATCGGCTCGACCGGTCCCGACATCATGACGCCTCGCATCGTCAGTGGACTGACCGAAGTGTTCGGCGTCGGAGCGGGAGCCTCGCACTCGTTCGCGGTGCGGCACAATCGGACCACCTTCGCCTGGGGCTATAACGCCCTCGGCCAGGTCGGTATCGGCTCCGCCGGAGGGAACGTCCTCACGCCGTCGCTCATCGGCGCCCTGACCGGGGCGACCGCCGTAGCGGGCGGGAGCAATCATTCCGCCGCCACCCTGTTCAACGGCACCGTCTACACCTGGGGCGACGGCGGGTCAGGCCAGTTGGGCCATGGAAACAACAACAGCCTCAACATCCCGACCCGGGTGAACGGCACGCCCTGA
- the trxA gene encoding thioredoxin — MSAPIKVTDETFDELVLQSDTPVLVDFWAEWCGPCRMIAPILDEIAAEYDGRLTIAKLNADENPATQAKAGVMGLPTLNLYVKGEVVQQIVGAKPKRQLLSAIDPHLEGVAK, encoded by the coding sequence GTGAGCGCACCGATCAAGGTGACCGACGAGACGTTCGACGAGTTGGTGCTCCAGAGCGACACGCCCGTCCTCGTGGACTTCTGGGCCGAGTGGTGCGGCCCGTGCCGGATGATCGCCCCGATCCTGGACGAGATCGCCGCCGAGTACGACGGCCGCCTCACGATCGCCAAGCTGAACGCCGACGAGAACCCCGCCACCCAGGCCAAGGCCGGCGTGATGGGCCTGCCGACCCTCAACCTGTACGTCAAGGGCGAGGTCGTCCAGCAGATCGTCGGCGCCAAGCCCAAGCGCCAGTTGCTGTCCGCCATCGACCCCCACCTCGAGGGCGTCGCCAAGTAG
- a CDS encoding lysylphosphatidylglycerol synthase domain-containing protein: MISKQKAMSALRALLVLLAVVFCAYSLLAQWDKTVDAFARMSWTALVGAFLAGVGGLVAWMLSWRVLLAGLGSPLPLKAASRLSFISGLGKYVPGKVWAMVTLMELGREYNVPRARNVSSSLLAIASTVATGLAVAAVTLPLTSPEATEDYWWLFLCAPLVLVGLHPRILSWGIDLLLKLVRRPPLEQPVSLMVTLRAALWCTVGWLLFGLHTWLIADAAGGDGRGLPLLATGAYALAFTAGFLVFIAPNGLGPREGVLVLTLSPVLPEGAPLVVALVSRVLLSLADLLCAGLAFAVGRPSGNEPAPERLTPIDSR; this comes from the coding sequence GTGATTTCCAAGCAGAAGGCCATGAGCGCCTTGCGGGCTCTGTTGGTGCTGCTGGCCGTGGTCTTCTGCGCGTACAGCCTTCTGGCGCAATGGGACAAGACCGTCGACGCGTTCGCCCGGATGTCGTGGACGGCCCTCGTGGGCGCTTTCCTGGCCGGGGTCGGCGGGCTCGTGGCCTGGATGCTGAGCTGGCGGGTGCTGCTGGCCGGCCTCGGCTCACCCCTGCCGCTGAAGGCCGCCTCGCGGCTGTCGTTCATCTCCGGGCTCGGCAAGTACGTGCCCGGCAAGGTGTGGGCGATGGTCACCCTGATGGAGCTGGGCCGCGAGTACAACGTGCCCCGCGCACGCAACGTCAGCTCCTCGCTGCTGGCGATCGCCTCCACGGTGGCGACCGGCCTCGCCGTCGCGGCCGTGACGCTGCCGTTGACCTCCCCCGAGGCCACCGAGGACTACTGGTGGCTCTTCCTGTGCGCCCCGCTGGTCCTGGTGGGCCTGCACCCCCGCATCCTCTCCTGGGGGATCGACCTGCTGCTCAAGCTGGTGCGGCGGCCCCCCTTGGAACAGCCGGTGAGCCTGATGGTGACCCTGCGGGCGGCCCTGTGGTGCACGGTGGGCTGGCTGCTGTTCGGCCTCCACACCTGGCTGATCGCCGACGCCGCCGGGGGCGACGGCCGGGGCCTGCCGCTCCTGGCGACCGGCGCCTACGCCTTGGCGTTCACCGCCGGCTTCCTCGTCTTCATCGCCCCCAACGGCCTGGGCCCCCGCGAGGGCGTCCTCGTCCTCACCCTCTCCCCCGTGCTGCCGGAGGGCGCCCCCCTGGTGGTGGCGCTGGTGTCCCGGGTGCTCCTCTCGCTGGCCGACCTGCTCTGCGCCGGCCTGGCCTTCGCGGTGGGTCGGCCGAGCGGGAATGAACCGGCTCCCGAGAGACTTACGCCAATAGACAGCCGATGA
- a CDS encoding TetR/AcrR family transcriptional regulator yields MAEARTRRRLSPAERRAELIDAAVRVLREQGEPVNRAAAVTAAAGAAKATFYVYFPSWEDMLAAVRDRVMDDYSAPLRERLADDAPGDWWAVLDGEIDRFVDFTLGLGGLHRAVFYSSTELTPIDEERSATTLVARMIRRGVAEGSVRDVDPDTSADLFFAALHAAADAIAQGGDRDRWCSGLRDLTRRWLAPETSRPQGPARQ; encoded by the coding sequence ATGGCCGAAGCCCGTACCCGCCGCAGGCTGTCGCCGGCCGAACGGCGCGCCGAGCTGATCGACGCCGCGGTCCGCGTCCTGCGCGAGCAGGGGGAGCCGGTCAACCGGGCCGCCGCGGTGACCGCCGCGGCGGGTGCGGCCAAGGCCACCTTCTACGTCTACTTCCCGTCCTGGGAGGACATGCTGGCCGCCGTCCGCGACCGGGTGATGGACGACTACAGCGCGCCGCTGCGCGAGCGACTGGCCGACGACGCCCCCGGGGACTGGTGGGCGGTCCTGGACGGCGAGATCGACCGCTTCGTCGACTTCACCCTCGGCCTGGGCGGCCTGCACCGGGCGGTGTTCTACTCTTCGACGGAGCTGACGCCGATCGACGAGGAGCGGTCCGCCACCACGCTCGTCGCCCGGATGATCCGCCGAGGCGTCGCCGAGGGGTCCGTGCGGGACGTCGATCCCGACACCTCGGCGGATCTGTTCTTCGCCGCGCTGCACGCCGCCGCCGACGCCATCGCGCAGGGCGGCGACCGCGACCGCTGGTGCTCCGGCCTGCGCGACCTCACCCGTCGATGGCTGGCGCCCGAGACCTCACGCCCGCAAGGGCCCGCGAGGCAATAG
- a CDS encoding class I SAM-dependent methyltransferase → MKLADAVAFVGHQIHVCRFREAGTLLRWMGGDLRGKRVLDVAGGDGYWAGQARKRGAHAVSIDLARAKMAYGKSLAHPPALIEGDALKLPFADGAFDAVLSVCAIEHFDDGGRSLAEMARVLRPGGEIFMSADVLSRADAWPKLRDAHKAKYHVQHTYTHESLRALMDEHGLDIVGHSYQFRTAAAERLYLSLSAYGGKVGFNAAAPLAPLVALGDRRAPNDRGSIVLVRARKRA, encoded by the coding sequence ATGAAGCTTGCTGATGCGGTCGCGTTCGTCGGCCACCAGATACATGTCTGCCGGTTCCGTGAGGCCGGGACGCTGCTCCGCTGGATGGGGGGCGACCTGCGCGGAAAGCGGGTCCTCGACGTCGCGGGCGGGGACGGCTACTGGGCCGGGCAGGCCCGCAAGCGCGGAGCGCACGCGGTGTCCATCGACCTCGCGCGCGCCAAGATGGCGTACGGGAAGTCGCTGGCGCACCCGCCGGCGCTGATCGAGGGCGACGCGCTGAAGCTGCCGTTCGCCGACGGGGCGTTCGACGCCGTGCTGTCGGTGTGCGCGATCGAGCACTTCGACGACGGCGGGCGGTCGCTGGCCGAGATGGCGCGGGTGCTGCGGCCGGGCGGGGAGATCTTCATGTCCGCCGACGTGCTGAGCCGCGCCGACGCGTGGCCCAAGCTGCGCGACGCGCACAAGGCGAAGTACCACGTCCAGCACACCTACACCCACGAGTCGCTGCGGGCGCTGATGGACGAGCACGGCCTGGACATCGTGGGCCACTCGTACCAGTTCCGCACGGCCGCGGCCGAGCGGCTCTACCTGTCGTTGTCGGCGTACGGGGGCAAGGTCGGGTTCAACGCGGCGGCCCCGCTGGCCCCGCTGGTGGCGCTGGGCGACCGGCGGGCCCCCAACGACCGGGGCAGCATCGTCCTCGTTCGCGCCCGAAAGCGTGCCTGA
- a CDS encoding glycosyltransferase family 4 protein has product MAPRILVDATAVPADRGALGRYVDGLLAALHAKGTDLVVACQRSDVARYGALAPGARIVAGPAALAHRSARLAWEQNGLPLVARQTGADLIHQPYYTVPMGAGCPTVVTVHDVTHFSDPEVHNPVRSSFLKSATRTAARRATRLIVPSNATRDELVRLLDCDRARIDVAYHGVDHKAFHRPAEDEIKRVSDRLGLHGHPYIAFLGALEPRKNVPNLIRGWAAAVAEMHEPPALVLAGGTGGWDDEVDAALATVPSHLRVIRPGYLSWSSLPGLLGGALVVALPSRGEGFGLPVLEAMACGAPVLTTRMASLPEVGGDAVAYTEPGADDIATALRALISDPGRRAVLAEAAFARSQRFSWAASADAHLESYLRAF; this is encoded by the coding sequence GTGGCGCCTCGGATTCTCGTTGACGCCACCGCCGTACCCGCCGACCGTGGTGCGCTGGGCCGATACGTCGACGGACTGCTGGCCGCCCTGCACGCCAAGGGCACCGACCTGGTGGTCGCCTGCCAGCGCTCCGACGTGGCGCGCTACGGCGCGCTGGCCCCGGGGGCGCGGATCGTGGCGGGTCCGGCGGCGCTGGCGCACCGCTCGGCGCGGCTGGCATGGGAGCAGAACGGTCTGCCCCTGGTGGCCCGGCAGACCGGCGCGGACCTCATCCATCAGCCGTACTACACGGTGCCGATGGGGGCCGGCTGTCCCACGGTGGTGACGGTGCACGACGTGACGCACTTCAGCGACCCTGAGGTGCACAATCCGGTCCGTTCCAGCTTTCTGAAGTCGGCGACCCGGACGGCGGCGCGGCGCGCGACGCGGCTGATCGTGCCGTCCAACGCGACCCGCGACGAGCTGGTGCGGCTGCTCGACTGCGACCGGGCGCGGATCGACGTGGCGTATCACGGCGTCGACCACAAGGCGTTCCACCGGCCCGCCGAGGACGAGATCAAGCGGGTGTCCGACCGGCTCGGGCTGCACGGCCACCCCTACATCGCGTTCCTCGGCGCGCTGGAGCCCCGCAAGAACGTGCCCAACCTGATCCGGGGCTGGGCGGCGGCGGTCGCCGAGATGCACGAGCCGCCGGCGCTGGTGCTGGCCGGCGGCACCGGGGGCTGGGACGACGAGGTGGACGCGGCGCTGGCGACGGTGCCGTCGCATCTGCGGGTGATCCGGCCCGGCTATCTGAGCTGGTCGTCGCTGCCGGGGCTTCTGGGCGGGGCGCTGGTGGTGGCGCTGCCGAGCCGGGGCGAGGGGTTCGGGCTGCCGGTGCTGGAGGCGATGGCGTGCGGCGCGCCGGTGCTGACCACCCGCATGGCCTCGCTGCCCGAGGTCGGCGGCGACGCGGTGGCCTACACCGAGCCGGGCGCCGACGACATCGCCACCGCGCTGCGCGCGCTGATCAGCGATCCGGGCCGGCGGGCCGTGCTCGCCGAGGCCGCCTTCGCGCGGTCCCAGCGGTTCAGTTGGGCGGCCTCCGCCGACGCGCATCTGGAGTCCTACCTGCGGGCCTTCTGA
- a CDS encoding sugar phosphate nucleotidyltransferase, with product MEAILLVGGQGTRLRPLTLSTPKPLLPMAGVPLLEHQLTRAREAGVRRIVFATSYRASMFAEAFGDGRRLGLEIVYVTEEEPLGTAGAIRNAAEALKCGPTDPVAVLNGDILSSHDLTAQVAAHRKADAAVTLHLTLVEDARRYGAVPTAPDGRVLAFVEKSPNPPTNQVNAGCYIFRRSVIDEIPEGRVVSAEYEVFPGLLADGAAIIGYVEAAYWLDVGTPAAFVRGASDLVTGAMTSPVVSGAEHGVLALPGAFIAPSAQVVGGTTVGEGARVGARAQIESSVLFDGAVVEAGAKVVRSVIGREARICSGAVLVDVVIGDGAVIGPGNELLDGLRVWPGVELPPMAVRFSHDA from the coding sequence GTGGAGGCCATACTTCTGGTGGGCGGTCAGGGCACCCGGCTGCGGCCGCTGACGTTGTCCACGCCCAAGCCGTTGCTGCCCATGGCGGGTGTCCCGTTGCTGGAGCACCAGCTCACCCGTGCGCGTGAGGCGGGGGTGCGGCGGATCGTGTTCGCCACCTCCTATCGGGCGTCGATGTTCGCCGAGGCGTTCGGCGACGGCCGCCGGCTCGGGCTGGAGATCGTGTACGTCACCGAGGAGGAGCCGCTCGGCACCGCCGGGGCCATCCGCAACGCGGCCGAGGCGCTGAAGTGCGGCCCCACCGACCCGGTGGCGGTGCTCAACGGCGACATCCTGTCCAGCCACGACCTCACCGCGCAGGTGGCCGCGCACCGCAAGGCCGACGCGGCGGTGACCCTGCACCTGACGCTGGTGGAGGACGCCCGGCGGTACGGGGCGGTGCCGACGGCCCCGGACGGGCGGGTGCTGGCGTTCGTGGAGAAGTCCCCGAACCCCCCCACCAACCAGGTCAACGCGGGCTGCTACATCTTCCGCCGGTCGGTGATCGACGAGATCCCGGAGGGCCGGGTCGTGTCGGCCGAGTACGAGGTCTTCCCCGGCCTGCTGGCCGACGGGGCCGCCATCATCGGCTACGTCGAGGCCGCCTACTGGCTCGACGTGGGCACCCCGGCGGCGTTCGTCCGGGGTGCGTCCGACCTGGTCACGGGGGCGATGACGTCGCCGGTGGTGTCGGGCGCCGAGCACGGCGTGCTGGCCCTGCCGGGCGCGTTCATCGCACCCAGCGCCCAGGTCGTCGGCGGCACCACGGTCGGCGAGGGGGCCCGCGTGGGGGCCAGGGCGCAGATCGAGTCGAGCGTGCTCTTCGACGGCGCGGTGGTCGAGGCCGGCGCCAAGGTGGTGCGTTCGGTGATCGGCCGCGAGGCGCGGATCTGCTCCGGCGCGGTGCTGGTGGACGTCGTGATCGGCGACGGCGCGGTCATCGGGCCGGGCAACGAACTGCTGGACGGGCTGAGGGTGTGGCCGGGGGTGGAGCTGCCCCCGATGGCCGTGCGGTTCTCGCACGACGCGTGA
- a CDS encoding DNA-3-methyladenine glycosylase family protein has product MTGPLTRTWRPPWPVDVAATLAPHRRGRHDPAYRTTPDGAVWRTSFTPDGPGALRVRGRADLGEVEAFAWGPGGAWLLEGLPELLGSEDEPGTLEPLHAVVRDGAARRRGWRIGRSNRVFEALVPAVLEQKVVSQEAWRAWGYLLRRFGEPAPGAPEMRVPPPPAVWARIPSWEWHRSGAEAVRARTIMNAARVAGRLEQDAAEGRLRSLPGVGVWTAAETRQRAVGDPDAVSVGDYHLPGLVGWALAGRKVDDAGMLELLEPYAGHRHRVTRLLELSGRRPPRRGPRMSVRDYRAF; this is encoded by the coding sequence GTGACCGGCCCCCTGACGCGGACCTGGCGACCGCCCTGGCCGGTGGACGTGGCGGCGACGCTGGCCCCGCACCGCCGGGGCCGCCACGACCCCGCGTACCGGACGACCCCGGACGGGGCGGTCTGGCGCACGTCGTTCACCCCGGACGGCCCGGGCGCGCTGCGGGTCCGGGGCCGTGCGGACCTCGGCGAGGTCGAGGCGTTCGCATGGGGGCCGGGCGGGGCCTGGCTGCTGGAGGGCCTGCCGGAGCTGCTGGGCTCGGAGGACGAGCCGGGGACCCTGGAGCCGTTGCACGCGGTGGTCAGGGACGGTGCGGCCCGGCGGCGCGGGTGGCGGATCGGGCGGAGCAACCGGGTGTTCGAGGCGCTGGTGCCCGCCGTGCTGGAGCAGAAGGTGGTCTCCCAGGAGGCGTGGCGGGCCTGGGGGTATCTACTGCGCCGGTTCGGCGAGCCCGCGCCGGGCGCCCCGGAGATGCGCGTGCCCCCGCCGCCCGCCGTCTGGGCCCGCATCCCGTCGTGGGAGTGGCACAGGTCGGGCGCGGAGGCCGTACGGGCACGAACGATCATGAACGCGGCGCGGGTGGCGGGCCGACTGGAGCAGGACGCCGCCGAGGGCCGGCTGCGGTCACTGCCGGGTGTCGGGGTGTGGACGGCCGCCGAGACCCGGCAGCGCGCGGTGGGGGATCCCGACGCCGTCTCGGTCGGTGACTACCACCTGCCCGGCCTGGTGGGTTGGGCGTTGGCGGGCCGCAAGGTCGACGACGCCGGGATGCTGGAGCTGCTGGAGCCGTACGCGGGCCACCGGCACCGGGTCACCCGGCTGCTGGAACTGTCCGGCAGACGTCCTCCACGGCGCGGGCCTCGGATGTCCGTGCGGGACTATCGCGCCTTCTGA